The Amaranthus tricolor cultivar Red isolate AtriRed21 chromosome 6, ASM2621246v1, whole genome shotgun sequence genome has a segment encoding these proteins:
- the LOC130814445 gene encoding uncharacterized protein LOC130814445 isoform X1 has translation MDSRDSTSSSPMNVVRESSDDDGGLSVTAMLAKEAFVLFKSEKFAECVGVLHQLLQKKEGDPKILHNIAVAEFLRDGCSDPRKLVDTLISVKLLYFQRKSEELARSSREQTDAAAQAANKLMSGAKGPNNLVDSPSTVFIDEFDASVATLNIATVLFHLHDYSKALSVLEPLFQNIEPIDETTALHVCLLLLDVAFVTQEASKFSDVISYLEKAFGVSYMPNQADGGSMQQASNFVVKSSSIPNHSSASDDLNPDGTAGGNTSEGSLSRTLSDETMEYETLLSTLDISGRSRTRASNISASDDISRIPADRSMPTINLRLHLPLYKLQLLLLTRNLKAAKREVKLAMNIARGIDSSRTLLLKSQLEYARGNYLKAFKLLKASNSQPEVGSSIIINNNIGCLYYQQGNYHISSIFFHKALSSSSLWKEKPRKLTTFSQDKSLLIAYNCGVQSLACGKPVLAARCFLKASLVFSNRPLLWLRLAECCLMALEKGLLKGTESPRYESQAKVQVIGQGRWRHLAFENGILRNGIESTDDKDDSGRDVNNEPKLSLSFARQCLLNALYLLDSSELKHTKSGSSTKASDEDDSDAAASKNLGDKNSGGNDPKSKDTAGSGQVNVNGDTREQSAGVHSNTAVANSLSEYEEISKRENQKIKQAVLTDLAFVELELGNPLKALSTALTLLKIPQCSRMYAFLGHVYAAEALCFLNRPNEAAEHLSTYISCGSVEFPYCEEDCRQWQAKKTLDTEDSNAGQTAAKIPMVEGQQDDVFLSPEKARGTLYVNLAAMHVLQGELELASQCAAQALQTLPNSQEAALMAVYLDLKLAKPQEALAKLKRCCRVIFLPFTSRSNASS, from the exons ATGGATTCGCGAGATTCAACTTCATCTTCGCCAATGAATGTGGTTCGAGAAAGTTCGGATGATGATGGTGGTCTTTCTGTTACTGCGATGCTTGCTAAAGAAGCTTTCGTGTTGTTTAAATCTGAAAAGTTTGCTGAATGTGTTGGTGTTTTGCATCAATTGTTGCAGAAGAAAGAAGGTGATccaaag ATTTTGCATAATATTGCAGTGGCAGAATTTCTGCGTGATGGTTGTTCGGATCCAAGGAAATTGGTTGACACTCTTATTAGTGTTAAG CTTTTGTACTTCCAGAGAAAGAGTGAAGAACTTGCTCGTTCATCCAGAGAGCAAACAGATGCTGCTGCCCAGGCTGCCAATAAGCTCATGTCAGGAGCCAAGGGACCTAATAATTTGGTTGATAGCCCTAGCACAGTTTTTATAGACGAATTTGACGCATCTGTTGCGACACTAAACATT GCTACTGTCCTATTCCATCTTCATGATTACTCAAAGGCATTGTCAGTTTTGGAGCCTCTGTTTCAGAACATTGAACCTATAGATGAG ACAACTGCTCTTCATGTTTGCCTCTTACTGCTGGATGTTGCCTTTGTGACTCAAGAGGCATCCAAATTTTCG GATGTGATAAGCTACCTAGAAAAGGCTTTTGGAGTAAGTTATATGCCCAATCAAGCAGATGGTGGAAGCATGCAACAAGCATCTAACTTTGTGGTGAAGTCTTCGTCAATTCCTAACCATTCATCAGCCTCTGATGACTTAAACCCTGATGGGACTGCTGGTGGAAATACCTCAGAAGGTTCCTTATCAAGGACTTTATCAGATGAAACTATGGAGTATGAAACCTTGCTATCAACGCTGGATATTAGTGGGCGGAGTAGAACTAGGGCATCGAATATTTCAGCATCAGATGATATCTCAAGGATACCTGCTGATCGGTCTATGCCTACCATTAATTTGAGGCTGCACTTGCCCCTATACAAGCTACAGCTTTTGCTTCTCACCAGAAATCTCAAGGCAGCTAAGCGTGAAGTTAAGCTAGCAATGAATATTGCACGTGGCATAGATTCTTCTAGGACTTTACTCCTCAAATCGCAACTTGAATATGCCCGTGGGAACTACCTTAAAGCATTCAAGCTTTTGAAAGCATCAAATAGCCAACCAGAGGTGGGAAGTTCAATCATAATCAACAATAACATTGGCTGTCTTTATTATCAACAGGGGAATTATCACATTTCTAGCATATTTTTCCACAAAGCCCTGAGCAGTTCATCGCTTTGGAAGGAAAAGCCTCGGAAGCTAACCACTTTTTCTCAAGACAAATCCTTGCTCATTGCATATAATTGTGGGGTTCAATCCTTGGCCTGTGGCAAACCTGTACTAGCAGCTCGATGTTTCCTGAAAGCTAGTTTAGTTTTCAGCAATAGGCCTCTTCTGTGGCTCCGACTTGCAGAATGCTGTCTAATGGCGCTGGAAAAAGGACTCTTGAAGGGCACAGAGTCCCCTAGATATGAATCTCAGGCTAAGGTCCAAGTTATTGGGCAAGGGAGATGGAGACATCTTGCCTTTGAAAATGGAATTTTGAGAAATGGAATTGAGAGTACGGATGACAAGGACGATTCTGGTCGTGACGTAAATAACGAGCCAAAACTATCATTGTCATTTGCTCGGCAGTGTCTTCTTAATGCCCTTTACTTGCTAGACTCTTCTGAGTTGAAACATACTAAGTCAGGCTCATCAACAAAAGCTTCTGACGAAGATGACTCTGATGCAGCAGCATCGAAGAACTTGGGCGACAAGAATTCAGGAGGTAATGATCCAAAGTCCAAAGACACAGCAGGCTCTGGCCAAGTTAATGTAAATGGAGATACAAGAGAACAGAGTGCGGGAGTTCATTCTAATACAGCTGTTGCCAACAGTCTCTCTGAGTACGAGGAGATTTCTAAAAGAGAAAACCAGAAGATCAAGCAGGCTGTCCTCACTGATTTGGCATTTGTTGAGCTTGAATTAGGAAATCCACTCAAGGCACTGTCTACAGCTTTAACTCTATTGAAAATACCCCAATGTTCGAGAATGTATGCCTTTCTGGGACATGTTTATGCAGCTGAGGCCCTTTGCTTTCTTAATAGACCAAATGAAGCTGCTGAACATCTCTCGACTTACATATCATGTGGGAGTGTGGAATTTCCTTATTGTGAAGAAGATTGTCGACAGTGGCAGGCTAAGAAAACTCTGGACACTGAAGATTCAAATGCTGGTCAAACTGCTGCGAAGATTCCTATGGTGGAGGGGCAACAAGACGATGTGTTTCTCTCTCCTGAAAAAGCTCGAGGTACACTCTATGTCAACCTGGCAGCCATGCATGTCTTACAGGGAGAACTTGAGCTGGCCAGTCAATGTGCCGCACAAGCTTTGCAAACTTTACCCAACAGCCAAGAAGCAGCCCTTATGGCAGTTTATTTGGATCTGAAACTCGCCAAACCTCAAGAAGCTCTTGCCAAATTGAAACGCTGTTGTCGGGTTATATTCCTGCCCTTCACTTCAAGATCAAACGCTTCTTCTTGA
- the LOC130815522 gene encoding uncharacterized protein LOC130815522 — protein MNGNEGAIGDEGVIIGEGAFIGGVIIERDIGDEGGITDGGFIEGEGGFGGLVVGAFNGGKAIDGEGAIGSKGDICGEGSLDNGGEIGGEGDFDDGVLTIGEAIRAFCSGGGEVIGDEGVIYGEGEITDEGAIGGDFSGIGAFNGEGDFDGGVTIDAKGAIIGGDWVIGGGGALKGEGAFAGGVTIGGVIGEVGAFVGGGISRGGKGANFGGGVIGVEGAIEGEGPIEGEGAFAGGVIIGRTIKPLWGEGAFAGGVTIDGEGLFTGEWIMGSEGAIGGEGALASGGVDGNEGEMIGEGTFSGGVSIEGGIVGKGDFVGERVLAGVSAFSRHRMFFGGVINGVGGFVGDGAFGVDGVVGG, from the exons ATGAATGGTAATGAAGGTGCAATTGGCGATGAAGGAGTGATCATAGGCGAAGGGGCCTTCATTGGTGGAGTGATCATCGAACGGGACATTGGCGATGAAGGTGGTATTACTGATGGAGGGTTTATTGAGGGTGAAGGAGGCTTTGGTGGACTAGTTGTTG GGgcttttaatggtggaaaggcCATTGATGGGGAAGGGGCCATTGGTTCAAAAGGGGACATTTGTGGAGAAGGTTCGTTAGATAATGGAGGAGAGATTGGGGGTGAAGGCGATTTTGATGATGGGGTACTGACCATTGGAGAAGCTATTAGAGCATTTTGTAGTGGTGGTGGTGAAGTGATTGGAGATGAGGGAGTCATATATGGTGAAGGAGAAATTACGGATGAAGGGGCCATTGGAGGGGATTTTAGTGGTATAGGTGCCTTTAATG GTGAAGGAGACTTTGATGGTGGAGTGACTATAGATGCGAAAGGAGCCATTATTGGTGGTGATTGGGTCATTGGTGGTGGAGGAGCACTAAAGGGTGAAGGGGCTTTTGCAGGTGGAGTCACCATTGGTGGGGTCATTGGCGAGGTAGGAGCCTTTGTAGGTGGAGGGATCAGCAGAG GTGGAAAAGGTGCCAATTTTGGTGGAGGTGTCATTGGGGTTGAAGGGGCTATTGAGGGTGAAGGACCAATTGAAGGTGAAGGGGCCTTTGCTGGCGGAGTAATCATTGGTCGGACCATT AAGCCATTATGGGGTGAAGGTGCTTTTGCTGGTGGAGTGACCATTGATGGCGAAGGGCTTTTTACTGGTGAATGGATAATGGGGAGTGAAGGGGCTATTGGTGGAGAAGGAGCTTTAGCTAGTGGAGGTGTAGATGGAAATGAAGGAGAGATGATAGGTGAAGGGACATTTTCTGGTGGAGTAAGTATTGAAGGGGGCATCGTTGGGAAAGGGGACTTTGTAGGTGAAAGAGTGCTTGCTGGAGTAAGTGCCTTTTCAAGGCATAGGATGTTTTTCGGAGGAGTCATTAATGGGGTAGGGGGCTTTGTTGGTGATGGGGCCTTTGGGGTTGATGGGGTTGTTGGTGGATAA
- the LOC130814445 gene encoding uncharacterized protein LOC130814445 isoform X2: MDSRDSTSSSPMNVVRESSDDDGGLSVTAMLAKEAFVLFKSEKFAECVGVLHQLLQKKEGDPKILHNIAVAEFLRDGCSDPRKLVDTLISVKRKSEELARSSREQTDAAAQAANKLMSGAKGPNNLVDSPSTVFIDEFDASVATLNIATVLFHLHDYSKALSVLEPLFQNIEPIDETTALHVCLLLLDVAFVTQEASKFSDVISYLEKAFGVSYMPNQADGGSMQQASNFVVKSSSIPNHSSASDDLNPDGTAGGNTSEGSLSRTLSDETMEYETLLSTLDISGRSRTRASNISASDDISRIPADRSMPTINLRLHLPLYKLQLLLLTRNLKAAKREVKLAMNIARGIDSSRTLLLKSQLEYARGNYLKAFKLLKASNSQPEVGSSIIINNNIGCLYYQQGNYHISSIFFHKALSSSSLWKEKPRKLTTFSQDKSLLIAYNCGVQSLACGKPVLAARCFLKASLVFSNRPLLWLRLAECCLMALEKGLLKGTESPRYESQAKVQVIGQGRWRHLAFENGILRNGIESTDDKDDSGRDVNNEPKLSLSFARQCLLNALYLLDSSELKHTKSGSSTKASDEDDSDAAASKNLGDKNSGGNDPKSKDTAGSGQVNVNGDTREQSAGVHSNTAVANSLSEYEEISKRENQKIKQAVLTDLAFVELELGNPLKALSTALTLLKIPQCSRMYAFLGHVYAAEALCFLNRPNEAAEHLSTYISCGSVEFPYCEEDCRQWQAKKTLDTEDSNAGQTAAKIPMVEGQQDDVFLSPEKARGTLYVNLAAMHVLQGELELASQCAAQALQTLPNSQEAALMAVYLDLKLAKPQEALAKLKRCCRVIFLPFTSRSNASS, encoded by the exons ATGGATTCGCGAGATTCAACTTCATCTTCGCCAATGAATGTGGTTCGAGAAAGTTCGGATGATGATGGTGGTCTTTCTGTTACTGCGATGCTTGCTAAAGAAGCTTTCGTGTTGTTTAAATCTGAAAAGTTTGCTGAATGTGTTGGTGTTTTGCATCAATTGTTGCAGAAGAAAGAAGGTGATccaaag ATTTTGCATAATATTGCAGTGGCAGAATTTCTGCGTGATGGTTGTTCGGATCCAAGGAAATTGGTTGACACTCTTATTAGTGTTAAG AGAAAGAGTGAAGAACTTGCTCGTTCATCCAGAGAGCAAACAGATGCTGCTGCCCAGGCTGCCAATAAGCTCATGTCAGGAGCCAAGGGACCTAATAATTTGGTTGATAGCCCTAGCACAGTTTTTATAGACGAATTTGACGCATCTGTTGCGACACTAAACATT GCTACTGTCCTATTCCATCTTCATGATTACTCAAAGGCATTGTCAGTTTTGGAGCCTCTGTTTCAGAACATTGAACCTATAGATGAG ACAACTGCTCTTCATGTTTGCCTCTTACTGCTGGATGTTGCCTTTGTGACTCAAGAGGCATCCAAATTTTCG GATGTGATAAGCTACCTAGAAAAGGCTTTTGGAGTAAGTTATATGCCCAATCAAGCAGATGGTGGAAGCATGCAACAAGCATCTAACTTTGTGGTGAAGTCTTCGTCAATTCCTAACCATTCATCAGCCTCTGATGACTTAAACCCTGATGGGACTGCTGGTGGAAATACCTCAGAAGGTTCCTTATCAAGGACTTTATCAGATGAAACTATGGAGTATGAAACCTTGCTATCAACGCTGGATATTAGTGGGCGGAGTAGAACTAGGGCATCGAATATTTCAGCATCAGATGATATCTCAAGGATACCTGCTGATCGGTCTATGCCTACCATTAATTTGAGGCTGCACTTGCCCCTATACAAGCTACAGCTTTTGCTTCTCACCAGAAATCTCAAGGCAGCTAAGCGTGAAGTTAAGCTAGCAATGAATATTGCACGTGGCATAGATTCTTCTAGGACTTTACTCCTCAAATCGCAACTTGAATATGCCCGTGGGAACTACCTTAAAGCATTCAAGCTTTTGAAAGCATCAAATAGCCAACCAGAGGTGGGAAGTTCAATCATAATCAACAATAACATTGGCTGTCTTTATTATCAACAGGGGAATTATCACATTTCTAGCATATTTTTCCACAAAGCCCTGAGCAGTTCATCGCTTTGGAAGGAAAAGCCTCGGAAGCTAACCACTTTTTCTCAAGACAAATCCTTGCTCATTGCATATAATTGTGGGGTTCAATCCTTGGCCTGTGGCAAACCTGTACTAGCAGCTCGATGTTTCCTGAAAGCTAGTTTAGTTTTCAGCAATAGGCCTCTTCTGTGGCTCCGACTTGCAGAATGCTGTCTAATGGCGCTGGAAAAAGGACTCTTGAAGGGCACAGAGTCCCCTAGATATGAATCTCAGGCTAAGGTCCAAGTTATTGGGCAAGGGAGATGGAGACATCTTGCCTTTGAAAATGGAATTTTGAGAAATGGAATTGAGAGTACGGATGACAAGGACGATTCTGGTCGTGACGTAAATAACGAGCCAAAACTATCATTGTCATTTGCTCGGCAGTGTCTTCTTAATGCCCTTTACTTGCTAGACTCTTCTGAGTTGAAACATACTAAGTCAGGCTCATCAACAAAAGCTTCTGACGAAGATGACTCTGATGCAGCAGCATCGAAGAACTTGGGCGACAAGAATTCAGGAGGTAATGATCCAAAGTCCAAAGACACAGCAGGCTCTGGCCAAGTTAATGTAAATGGAGATACAAGAGAACAGAGTGCGGGAGTTCATTCTAATACAGCTGTTGCCAACAGTCTCTCTGAGTACGAGGAGATTTCTAAAAGAGAAAACCAGAAGATCAAGCAGGCTGTCCTCACTGATTTGGCATTTGTTGAGCTTGAATTAGGAAATCCACTCAAGGCACTGTCTACAGCTTTAACTCTATTGAAAATACCCCAATGTTCGAGAATGTATGCCTTTCTGGGACATGTTTATGCAGCTGAGGCCCTTTGCTTTCTTAATAGACCAAATGAAGCTGCTGAACATCTCTCGACTTACATATCATGTGGGAGTGTGGAATTTCCTTATTGTGAAGAAGATTGTCGACAGTGGCAGGCTAAGAAAACTCTGGACACTGAAGATTCAAATGCTGGTCAAACTGCTGCGAAGATTCCTATGGTGGAGGGGCAACAAGACGATGTGTTTCTCTCTCCTGAAAAAGCTCGAGGTACACTCTATGTCAACCTGGCAGCCATGCATGTCTTACAGGGAGAACTTGAGCTGGCCAGTCAATGTGCCGCACAAGCTTTGCAAACTTTACCCAACAGCCAAGAAGCAGCCCTTATGGCAGTTTATTTGGATCTGAAACTCGCCAAACCTCAAGAAGCTCTTGCCAAATTGAAACGCTGTTGTCGGGTTATATTCCTGCCCTTCACTTCAAGATCAAACGCTTCTTCTTGA